Below is a genomic region from Desulfomonilia bacterium.
CACCGGCCTGCTCGCCTTTGTGACGCTCATGCTATTCTTTATCAATAATCCAGACAGAGGGCTCATTTTCGGACTGTTCATAGTAGCGGGTATCGGCCTGTCCACACTCTATCTCTGCCCCTGGGCCATGATCCCGGATACGGTGGAATACTCGCAGTGGAAAACAGGGCTAAGACGTGAAGGCATACTCTACGGCTTCTTCAATTTTGCATTCAAGTTCTCCTCGGCGTTTGCCGGCTTCGCAGTGGGGCTGGGGCTTGATCTTTTCAGGTATGTTCCGAATATAAAACAGCAGGCCATAACCCTTTTCGGGATCAAGCTGCTGATGTCAGTCATCCCCTGTATTTTTATAGCAGCAGGCATAATCATCATCCTGTTCTATCCCATAGATGAGACAATGCACAGAAAAATGCTCAAAGATATTCAGATCGGGGGACAATGCGGGGGATAAAAAGCATTTTAAATTTAATCAGAAAATTATTGATAATTGAATCATGGCGACATTATAATAGGTTGAATTCACAAAGATTATACTGAAAAACTATCGAAAATGAATAAGGAGGTCCGAAATGGGGAAATGGAAGATACCGCCCGATGGCGGTCATCTGGATCTGGCGACAGGCATTTATTTCCAGAATATGACCGGCAGGGAAATCGAACAGAGGCTAAAGACAAACGATCTCATAATCATTCCCGTAGGGAGTACTGAAAATCACGGTCCTCATGCATGTGCAGGAGAGGACACGTTCCTGCTCACAAGAATAGCCGAGCAGGTGGCGCTTGCAACCGGCTGCACCGTGGCTCAGCCGGTCTGGTATGGATCGCACCCGTTCAACCATCTGGGAATGCCCGGCACCATAGTGGTCCCCGAAGAAGACCTGGCAGCTTATCTTCGCGCAATAATAGCAGGTTTCTGGAACGCGGGGTTCAGAAAGCAGATATTCATCAACGGCCATGCGCAGGACTATGTCATACCGATGGCTATCCACCAGTTCGGAAAGAAATATCAGGTGCCCGCAGTGATAGCCTATCTCAACTGGTGGTTTTCTATCAGACCGCATATTAGAGACAAGGCGCACGGCGGGCCTTTCGAAACACCTTTCGTTCATGCCGACGAATGTGAGACGTCCTTTTCCCTGGCGCTCTTCCCTGAGATGATCAAGATGAAAGACGCAGTCGATACGAAGGGAGAGATGTACATCAAGGACGGTATCGTCGATAAGTCAGGACTGGCCTACGGCCATGCCATGAGGTTTTATGACCATGTAGGACTGACAGGGATGGAGGTGCTGTGCACACCGGAAGGCGTTGTCGGCAAGAGCACGCTTGCATCCGCCGACAAGGCCAGGCCCGGCGTGGAAGCGGCCATGGATTATCTTGAGGATCTCATAAATGAAATAATGGGCAGGTTCCCGGCGGGCCAGCTGCCTCCGATTGAGAAGATGACGCAAAGACCGAAAGAGCAAATCGAATCGGTCATAAAAGGACCGAGGAACGGCGGCGCGCATATCTATACAATAAGCTACCCGACCTGACGAGGAGAACGAATAATGGAGACTTATATAAAAGGGGAGAAGGATTACGTTGAAGGAAAGACAATAAAAGCGGCTGTCATGGTCGAGCCCGGCAGAATGGAGGTCCGGCAGCTGCCATGGCCGAAACTTGAAAGAGGCGCGCTGATACTGAAGATGCGCATGTCCGGCATATGCGGGACAGACAAGCACGCCTTCAGGGGCGGAGAGGAAAGAATACTGTACGGAGGCACCGAGGCTGAACAGGAGATGGCATATCCGGCAGTACATGGACATGAGAACGTGGGCGAGATAGTGGAGATGTATCCCGAAGATAAGAACCTTATCGAGTATCACGGGGGCGAACTCAGGATCGGAGACAGGGTCACGATGTGCCCGAATGTTGTGTGCAGAAACTGCTGGTACTGCAGGCATATATTCGCATACCCGTTCTGTGCCAAGAACACGACCATCGGCCTTTCTTATCCGAGCAATGTACATCCGTATGTGGCGGGCGGATGGGCCGAATACATGTATGTTCCGAAAGGTGCGTGGGTCTATAAGGTGCCTGAAGGAATGCCTGATGAATTCGGGGCCATGGCCGAGATATTCGTGGTAACTTCGACGCTTGACAGGGCCAAGGAGTTCTCGAGAATCGAATCAAGAGGTTTCGGGTTTGCCGATACGGTCGTAATCCAGGGAGGCGGTGCCATGGGCCTCATGCACATAGCCAAGGCAAGGATGCTCGGTGCGGGAAAAATAATACTGGTGGATCCCTCAAAGAAAAAGCTCGAAATAGCAAAGGAATTCGGGGCCGATTATGGAATCGACATAAGCGTGACCACTAAGGAAGAACGGGTGAATATCGTCAAGGACCTCACGGACGGAAGAGGGGCGGATGTCGTTGTGGAAGTGGTCGGAACTGCTGAATGTGTGAAGGAAGGCCTCGAGATGACCAGAAGGGGCGGCACATATATAGAGACTGGGAATTTCGTGGACTGCGGCGAGGTGGCGCTCAATATCCACAGGGACATTGCGGCTAAGAATGTTCTACTCATTGGCAACACCAATCACCCCCATACAGGTTATTATCAGCACATGTACATGATGCAGAAGTACTCAAAGGAGTATCCTTTCGAGAAGCTCATAACTCACAGGTTCAGGCTGGATGACGCTCAGAAGGCAGTCGAGACCTCGCTTGAGACCGACCCTCTGAAGGTGATTTTCGACATGACAATGTGACGGAAAAAGCAAGAAATTATGTTTGATTTGAGCGTCAGCCTTTCGCCAATAAAGTCGCCGTTCAGTCCGCTGCTCTTTTCCGGTGACCTTGAAGAAGGTCTAATGAATGTCAGCAGGCTGGGCTACAGCGGCGTGGACCTGAGCCTGCTGGATTCGGCAGTCCTTGACCAGGACTGGATAATCGGGAAGACCGGAAGCCTGAATCTGAAAGTCTACACAATCGCCACGGGCCAGACATATTACAATGACGGATATTCCCTTTACAGCGCCGAAGCGGACAAACGTGAAAAGGCTGTTGCCAGGATAAATTCCCATATCGATTTTGCCTCCAGGCTTGGCGCCATGGTAATAATCGGAGGCGTACGGGGAAAGATAACGGCCGGAAGCGAGCACGAAAGGCTCAGTCTGGAACAGGAAGGCAGGCAGGCCATATGTCAATGTCTGAAACACGCCGAAGATAAAGACGTGACTCTTCTGCTTGAGCCTATAAACAGATACGAAACCAATATCTTCAACACGCTTGAGGAAGGATTGAGCTTTATCGAGGAGGTGGGGAGCGATAATCTTAAGCTTCTCCCGGATGTCTTCCACATGAATATCGAGGAGAGGTCTATTGAGGAAAGCATCCTCAGATGTAGATCACACATAGGATTCGTTCATTTTGCGGACAGCAACAGACAGGCCCCGGGATTCGGCCATATTGACTTCGGAAAAATACTCTCAACCCTTGAAAAAATTAAATATAATAATGCCGTCGGACTGGAAATACTTCCCAAGCCCGATGACTTCAGTGCCGCCAAACAGGCCATTTCTTATCTGAAAAAATTCAAAGGATAATTCATTAATTACCCCCGAATCAGGGGTAATTTGTTGTTGTTATATAAGCAATGATGATGTATTATTTGCAAAATAAATCATAGGAGGGTGTTATGAGACTGGGTTTCTGTACGATGGGATATCTTGATTACACAACCGTTGAAGAAGCCGTAAGAAGAATTGGCAGGATGGGATATGAAGTCGTTGACTTCTGGGCATACAGTCCTCATCTCGGCCCTGATCTGTATGACAGGAAGGCACGCAAGCAGATAATGAATATAGTAAAGGATTCGGGACTCAAAGCGGCGGCGCTTTCGGTCAACGGCGGCGGTCTGGCTCTGCACATAAACTTTTCCCATTCAATAGAGGCAATCAGAAAAAAGTCCGTCGAGTATTATATCGATTGCGTCGATATGGCCTCGGAAATGGGAATTCCCATAGTCAACATGATTTCCGGCCACATGATCCATGGAACAACGCGTGAGCAGGCGTGGGCCTGGAACCGCGAATGCATGCAGAAAGTAGTCAAACATGCCGAAAAAAAGGGTATAATGATAGCGCTCCACACTCTCACCTGGTGCGAATCCCGTGTGATGGTGACGCTCGATGATGCTCTTCAGATGATGAGGGAGATTAATTCTCCCAACTGCAAGGTTATGATAGATACGGCCGATCAGAACATCACCGATCCGAACCTGTCTGACGCCGTCAGAAAGGCCGGCAAAGACCTCATATATGTTCACTGCAACGACAACAACGGTGTCGGGCAGGGCGACGTCCATCTTCCTCCGGGACACGGTACGGTCAACTGGAAGGTCTTTTTGTCCGCCCTTAAGGAGATCGGATATAAGGGAGATCTGACCGTGCAGGTCCATACGGGGCATCCTGTCGATATCGACGCATGGGCTATCGAATCGAAAGAGTATCTGGAAAACATACTGAAGCAGATATAACTCTCAAACCTGTTATGGACCAAAACGATAAAACGAGAATTGGTCTTATCGGCGCGGGAAACATCTGCAGAGTTGGCCATGGTCCGGCTATTACTGCGGACGGGAGGGCTTATATTGCCGCAATCAGCGACCCCGACCCGCACAACAGGGAGTTTTTTGCAAAAAAATATAATGTAAGCGGCGTTTACGAAGATCACCGCACCATGCTGGAACATGAAAAACTGGATGCCGTAGTCATATCTTCGCCTCCGTGGCTTCATGCACGCCATGTTCAAGACTGTGCGGAAAAAGGCATTCCTATCCTGTGCGAAAAACCCATGGCCACTACCCTTGAAGACTGCCGCGCAATAATCGAGGCAGCCAGGAAAAACAATGTCTATATCCTTATGGGCCACTGCAAGCGCTTCGAGCCGGGACACCAGAAAATCAGGGAGATGCTGATGAATAACACCCTGGGAAGGATATTCCAGGTCAGCATCTTCTGGTATTTCTTTATTCCCGACTTCACCAGCGGCGCACTGGGACGCATGGTCCGCATTCTCAAAAAATTCGGATTCGATATCGAACGGAAATTCGGTTTCTGGAGGTATAGAGATTTGAGAGCAGGCGGCGGCGACTTTTTCGACCATGCGCCGCATTATATCGACATCATCCGTTTCTACGGAATGGAAATCGAACAGGTCTCGTGCGAAACCAAAAGGTGCTACCCGGATACGCGCCCATATGAGGATCTGGCAGTGGCCTCCTTCAAACTGTCAAACGGCGCGGTCTTCCTATATGACAAAAACGTTATACGAACTGGAAGCCCCTATGGTTTCGAGCGCGGATACATATACGGGGAAAAGGGGAAGATCGCTTTCAGGGCCGCACACGCATACCAGAAGCGCCGCGTGAAAGTCGGGATTTACCGTCTTTCCAATATCATCCATAATCATTATTATCCCGCCATGCTTCCTTATGGCAGGGGAAATACGATGTTTTACAGGCAGATGAAATTCTTCATCGATAAGGTGCGGAATGAGAATACTCTGAACGGAGGCATCAGTGGAGCCTGGGGTGCCACACCGGAAGACTCTTACCTCACCATAGCCTGGACCCTTGCAGCGTACAAATCCGCCAGGGACGGGATAAAGATCACGCGCGAGAATCTGTTCAGCGAGATCGAAAATTTTCAGACCGGCAAACCTCATGACTGGTAAAATCCACTTTCCGTCGAAGCATCACGGACATGGATTCAGTTTTTTAGTTTTATGAAGCAATCGCAACATATAGAACATTAGTTCCGCTTTGCATTCAAGATGTCGCCGAGGAGTCGAAGAGGAAGCGACGCAGGCATACTTTTAGCGTATGTCGAGGAGCATTCCGATGCAGACGACAATGGCGCCGCTTGAATGCACAGTGGAATATTTGGGAGGTTATTTAATGGAAGGTAAAAAGCTGTCATTAGGAGTCAAACTGGGATACGGCGTCTGCGATTTCGGAGGCAATCTTTTTTTTACCGCGACCGCATTCGTCCTGATGATTTATTTAACCGACACCATGGGCCTTGCTGCGGGCCTCGCAGGAACTGCTCTTTTCATTGGAAGGATATGGGACGCCTTTTACGACACCATTATCGGCTATATCTCGGACAGGACATCCACCAGGCTCGGCAGACGCAGGCCTTTCATACTGGCAGGTTCCATACCTCTTTTCTTAGCCATGGTGCTCATGTTCACCAACCCTGCTCTTTTCAAGGAAAATTTCAGCCAGACCGGCCTGTTCATATTCACCGTGCTTGTTTACATATTGCTCAGCACGGCATATTCAACGGTCAACATCCCCTACTGTTCCATGACCCCTGAACTCACCGATGACTATCATGAAAGGACGTCGCTTTCGGGATACCGTTTCGGATTCGCCGCAATCGGCACACTCACAGGAGCAGGCGCGGCCTGGCCGATAGTAGGTCTTATGAAGGACAAGAACATGGGTTTCATCCTCCTTGGGGTCGTTTTCGGAGGTATAATGATGGTGACCGCCCTGATCACTGTGTTCACCACAAAAGAGCCTGCAGAGCTGAAGCCCGCCAGATCAATAGGCTTTTTCAAGACATATCTCGAGGTCTTCAAGAACAAGCCCTATCTTCTCATACTCTCAACCTACATTCTCCATATTATCGCACTTACGATCGTGAGCCAGGTGGCCGCCTATTATTTCGACTACGTCCTGGCCGCACGAAACGTGATGAACCCGAAGGATGAACTGACGAAGGCTATGCTGATACTGATCGGGACAGCATTTTTGTTCATCCCGGTAAGCGTTCTCCTGAGCAAGAAGTTCGGCAAGAAGTTCGTCTACGGGGCGGGTTTCGCCATTTTTTCGGCCGGACTGATCGCGCTGTTCATGTTCGGCGACAAGAGGCCAGTCAGCTTTACGATGATAATGATGTTCATAATGGGTTCCGGGCTTGGCCTGCTTTATGTGCCGCCGTTCACGATTGTGGCCGATGCGATAGAATACGGCTATCTCCAGACAGGCGAACGCAGGGAAGGCTCGTTTTTCGGCATCTGGACATGGGGATTCAAGCTCGGCCAGGCGCTGGCCGCACTTTCGATGGGCTGGATCCTTCAACTCATGGGCTATGTCAAGGGCGTCTTGCCGCAGAGCCCCAGTGCTGAACTGGGTATCAGGCTGCTTCTGGGTCCGATCTCGGCCGCCATATTCATATTGGCGATAGTGGTGCTTTGTTTCTATCCGATAACGGAAAAGCGCTATTCCGAGATTCAACAGCAGATAAAAGAGATGGAAGAAGCAAAGGCAAAATCCGCATGATGCCGCGATAACGCATCCTGTGGGGAGAATGCCTTTTTCTTGCTGTGCAACGTGAATATCCCGGGAAAACCAAGGGATGCGTTTTATCTCTTTCTTTATATTCGTATTTTGAATCCCGGCTTCATGAAATGCTTCAAAACTTCAACAATTTCCGGGCCACTGAATCCTTCATGATGCTTAACGCCATGTTGTTCCATGCACAGTCAGAAAAAGGAACAGGCTCGACCATCCTGATTAAAATTGACAATTAATAAGTCATCATTATTTATTTTAAAAAAATAATTACGAGGAGACTTATGAAAACAAAAACTTTCAGGTTTCTTATGGTATTTATCTTTTCGGCCATGATTTTTGCAGGATGCGACAAAAGCAGCAGCAATTCAGATCAACCGTCAGCGCCTCAACCCTATGCTCAATTGATAGACCTGTTGCCCGGAGCGAAAGAATCCGGAATGAACAGATCGAATGCCATATCAGGAAACGGCAGTGTTGTTGTAGGGTTAAGCGATTCTGCAAACAATAAGAGA
It encodes:
- the iolN gene encoding 3-dehydro-scyllo-inosose hydrolase: MGKWKIPPDGGHLDLATGIYFQNMTGREIEQRLKTNDLIIIPVGSTENHGPHACAGEDTFLLTRIAEQVALATGCTVAQPVWYGSHPFNHLGMPGTIVVPEEDLAAYLRAIIAGFWNAGFRKQIFINGHAQDYVIPMAIHQFGKKYQVPAVIAYLNWWFSIRPHIRDKAHGGPFETPFVHADECETSFSLALFPEMIKMKDAVDTKGEMYIKDGIVDKSGLAYGHAMRFYDHVGLTGMEVLCTPEGVVGKSTLASADKARPGVEAAMDYLEDLINEIMGRFPAGQLPPIEKMTQRPKEQIESVIKGPRNGGAHIYTISYPT
- a CDS encoding zinc-binding dehydrogenase, giving the protein METYIKGEKDYVEGKTIKAAVMVEPGRMEVRQLPWPKLERGALILKMRMSGICGTDKHAFRGGEERILYGGTEAEQEMAYPAVHGHENVGEIVEMYPEDKNLIEYHGGELRIGDRVTMCPNVVCRNCWYCRHIFAYPFCAKNTTIGLSYPSNVHPYVAGGWAEYMYVPKGAWVYKVPEGMPDEFGAMAEIFVVTSTLDRAKEFSRIESRGFGFADTVVIQGGGAMGLMHIAKARMLGAGKIILVDPSKKKLEIAKEFGADYGIDISVTTKEERVNIVKDLTDGRGADVVVEVVGTAECVKEGLEMTRRGGTYIETGNFVDCGEVALNIHRDIAAKNVLLIGNTNHPHTGYYQHMYMMQKYSKEYPFEKLITHRFRLDDAQKAVETSLETDPLKVIFDMTM
- a CDS encoding sugar phosphate isomerase/epimerase family protein → MFDLSVSLSPIKSPFSPLLFSGDLEEGLMNVSRLGYSGVDLSLLDSAVLDQDWIIGKTGSLNLKVYTIATGQTYYNDGYSLYSAEADKREKAVARINSHIDFASRLGAMVIIGGVRGKITAGSEHERLSLEQEGRQAICQCLKHAEDKDVTLLLEPINRYETNIFNTLEEGLSFIEEVGSDNLKLLPDVFHMNIEERSIEESILRCRSHIGFVHFADSNRQAPGFGHIDFGKILSTLEKIKYNNAVGLEILPKPDDFSAAKQAISYLKKFKG
- a CDS encoding sugar phosphate isomerase/epimerase; protein product: MRLGFCTMGYLDYTTVEEAVRRIGRMGYEVVDFWAYSPHLGPDLYDRKARKQIMNIVKDSGLKAAALSVNGGGLALHINFSHSIEAIRKKSVEYYIDCVDMASEMGIPIVNMISGHMIHGTTREQAWAWNRECMQKVVKHAEKKGIMIALHTLTWCESRVMVTLDDALQMMREINSPNCKVMIDTADQNITDPNLSDAVRKAGKDLIYVHCNDNNGVGQGDVHLPPGHGTVNWKVFLSALKEIGYKGDLTVQVHTGHPVDIDAWAIESKEYLENILKQI
- a CDS encoding Gfo/Idh/MocA family oxidoreductase translates to MGYRIERVSGKHTEADITLKPVMDQNDKTRIGLIGAGNICRVGHGPAITADGRAYIAAISDPDPHNREFFAKKYNVSGVYEDHRTMLEHEKLDAVVISSPPWLHARHVQDCAEKGIPILCEKPMATTLEDCRAIIEAARKNNVYILMGHCKRFEPGHQKIREMLMNNTLGRIFQVSIFWYFFIPDFTSGALGRMVRILKKFGFDIERKFGFWRYRDLRAGGGDFFDHAPHYIDIIRFYGMEIEQVSCETKRCYPDTRPYEDLAVASFKLSNGAVFLYDKNVIRTGSPYGFERGYIYGEKGKIAFRAAHAYQKRRVKVGIYRLSNIIHNHYYPAMLPYGRGNTMFYRQMKFFIDKVRNENTLNGGISGAWGATPEDSYLTIAWTLAAYKSARDGIKITRENLFSEIENFQTGKPHDW
- a CDS encoding MFS transporter; this encodes MEGKKLSLGVKLGYGVCDFGGNLFFTATAFVLMIYLTDTMGLAAGLAGTALFIGRIWDAFYDTIIGYISDRTSTRLGRRRPFILAGSIPLFLAMVLMFTNPALFKENFSQTGLFIFTVLVYILLSTAYSTVNIPYCSMTPELTDDYHERTSLSGYRFGFAAIGTLTGAGAAWPIVGLMKDKNMGFILLGVVFGGIMMVTALITVFTTKEPAELKPARSIGFFKTYLEVFKNKPYLLILSTYILHIIALTIVSQVAAYYFDYVLAARNVMNPKDELTKAMLILIGTAFLFIPVSVLLSKKFGKKFVYGAGFAIFSAGLIALFMFGDKRPVSFTMIMMFIMGSGLGLLYVPPFTIVADAIEYGYLQTGERREGSFFGIWTWGFKLGQALAALSMGWILQLMGYVKGVLPQSPSAELGIRLLLGPISAAIFILAIVVLCFYPITEKRYSEIQQQIKEMEEAKAKSA